A window of the Clostridiales bacterium genome harbors these coding sequences:
- a CDS encoding calcium/sodium antiporter produces MTYLLALGGCVLLFAGGEWLVRGAVSLSRRAGISPLLIGMTVVAFCTSAPELVVSLEAAARGQVDLSVGNVVGSNIANILFIIGLSALVTPIVMKPAAIRRDLTVMLGATAVLIGLSLIGVIERWHGGIMVGALITFVWYSYWKELSGDTPAAELYIAEAEEFSGVTKRTWLALLELVVGLAALIAGSQMLVTGAGEIARSFGVAEAIIGLTLVALGTSLPELATSLVAAARGHAEVAVGNVVGSNIFNILGILGVTAMTRSLAVAPGMVSFDVWVMLAAAVALVPLLLWRGRIGRLAGVALIGSYVAYVAVLYTGVAGTGAM; encoded by the coding sequence ATGACATATCTGCTCGCGCTCGGAGGATGCGTGCTTTTGTTCGCGGGGGGTGAGTGGCTCGTCCGCGGTGCGGTGTCTCTGTCGCGACGAGCCGGCATCTCGCCACTGCTCATCGGGATGACGGTCGTAGCGTTTTGCACGTCAGCTCCCGAACTTGTCGTGAGTCTCGAGGCTGCGGCTCGCGGACAGGTCGATCTGTCTGTCGGCAACGTGGTCGGCAGCAACATCGCCAACATCTTGTTCATCATCGGGCTCTCGGCGTTGGTGACCCCGATCGTTATGAAGCCAGCTGCGATACGGCGTGACCTCACTGTCATGTTGGGAGCGACGGCGGTTCTGATCGGCTTGAGCTTGATCGGAGTGATAGAGCGCTGGCACGGCGGCATCATGGTGGGCGCGCTCATCACGTTCGTGTGGTACTCGTACTGGAAAGAGCTGTCTGGCGACACTCCCGCTGCTGAACTGTACATCGCTGAGGCCGAGGAGTTCTCCGGTGTGACGAAGCGCACGTGGCTCGCGCTTCTCGAGCTTGTTGTTGGGCTTGCCGCTCTCATCGCGGGCTCTCAGATGCTTGTGACTGGCGCCGGCGAGATCGCGCGATCGTTTGGTGTCGCCGAGGCGATCATCGGACTCACACTCGTGGCGTTGGGCACGTCGCTTCCGGAGCTTGCCACCTCGCTTGTTGCCGCGGCGCGCGGTCACGCCGAAGTCGCCGTAGGCAACGTGGTGGGCAGCAACATATTCAACATCCTCGGTATTCTTGGTGTGACCGCGATGACCCGTTCGCTGGCGGTCGCCCCAGGTATGGTCTCGTTTGATGTGTGGGTGATGCTGGCGGCGGCAGTGGCGCTGGTGCCGTTGCTGCTTTGGAGAGGGCGTATCGGAAGGCTTGCCGGTGTGGCGCTGATCGGCTCGTACGTCGCATACGTCGCGGTTCTCTACACGGGGGTGGCTGGTACCGGGGCGATGTAG
- a CDS encoding HAMP domain-containing protein — translation GGVVSFPQATGGMPREPVVSAPIIVRGEYVGTVRVWPLSEDGLITEKDVRFQQASLGGLTTAGVIAVVFASLAGFAFAIGLVRPIDRITEAAEAARGGDRHARTGVNGDDSIGLLGRTFDEMADAIEADREMERRLTADVAHELRTPLQAIQATVEAMQDGVLPADEERLGVVRDETVRLARLADGILELTRLERGAISMRSEPVELESVIRSAVDAHRAFIEACGLRLAARTVTGLVVRGDADRITQAVGNLLSNAARYTPEGGRVDVELVREGDRALISVSDTGIGIAEENVERVFSRFWRADAARDRATGGLGIGLAIVKEIVERHKGTAGALRRPEGGTTFTIRLPLS, via the coding sequence GGGGGGCGTGGTCTCGTTTCCGCAGGCGACTGGCGGGATGCCGCGCGAGCCGGTGGTGAGCGCGCCGATTATCGTGCGGGGCGAGTATGTGGGCACGGTGCGTGTGTGGCCGCTCTCGGAAGACGGTCTCATCACCGAGAAGGACGTGCGCTTTCAGCAGGCGAGCCTTGGCGGACTCACAACGGCCGGTGTGATAGCGGTCGTTTTCGCTTCGCTCGCGGGGTTCGCTTTTGCCATCGGGCTCGTGCGCCCGATCGACCGGATCACGGAAGCCGCTGAGGCGGCACGCGGCGGCGACCGGCACGCGCGGACAGGGGTAAACGGGGACGACTCGATTGGGCTGCTCGGCAGGACCTTCGACGAGATGGCCGATGCGATTGAGGCCGACCGTGAGATGGAGCGCCGCCTGACCGCCGATGTCGCTCACGAGTTGCGCACTCCGCTCCAGGCTATTCAGGCGACCGTCGAGGCGATGCAGGATGGAGTATTGCCCGCTGATGAGGAGCGGCTCGGTGTGGTCCGTGACGAGACAGTGCGTCTTGCGCGTCTTGCCGACGGAATTCTCGAGCTCACCCGTCTCGAGCGGGGTGCGATATCAATGCGCAGCGAGCCGGTGGAGCTTGAGAGCGTGATCCGGTCCGCCGTCGATGCGCATCGGGCGTTCATCGAGGCGTGCGGCCTGAGGCTCGCGGCGCGCACCGTGACGGGGCTGGTAGTGCGCGGAGATGCAGACCGGATCACGCAGGCGGTGGGCAATCTTCTCTCTAACGCCGCGCGCTACACGCCCGAGGGTGGACGTGTTGACGTGGAGCTGGTTCGTGAAGGTGATCGGGCGCTCATCAGCGTCTCGGACACGGGCATCGGCATTGCCGAGGAGAACGTCGAACGCGTGTTTTCACGCTTCTGGCGTGCGGACGCCGCGCGCGACAGGGCGACCGGGGGACTTGGCATCGGGCTCGCGATTGTCAAAGAGATTGTCGAGCGCCACAAGGGGACGGCCGGTGCTTTGCGGCGGCCCGAGGGAGGTACGACGTTCACGATACGGCTGCCGCTCTCGTGA